The following coding sequences are from one Mycobacterium bourgelatii window:
- the hisI gene encoding phosphoribosyl-AMP cyclohydrolase, with the protein MTLDPKIAERLKRNSDGLITAVVQERGSGDVLMVAWMDDDALARTLETREATYFSRSRGEQWIKGATSGHTQHVHSVRLDCDGDTVLLTVDQVGGACHTGDHSCFDAAVLLGPED; encoded by the coding sequence ATGACGCTGGATCCGAAGATCGCCGAGCGGTTGAAGCGCAACTCGGACGGATTGATCACGGCCGTGGTGCAGGAGCGTGGCAGCGGCGACGTGCTGATGGTCGCCTGGATGGACGATGACGCGTTGGCCCGCACCCTGGAAACCCGTGAAGCGACCTACTTTTCGCGCTCACGCGGTGAACAGTGGATCAAGGGTGCGACTTCGGGCCACACCCAGCACGTCCACTCGGTACGGCTGGACTGCGACGGTGACACGGTGCTGTTGACCGTCGACCAGGTCGGGGGAGCCTGTCACACCGGTGATCACAGCTGCTTCGACGCCGCGGTGCTGCTGGGCCCCGAGGACTAG
- a CDS encoding serine/threonine-protein kinase: protein MPTNAGDSGSLQEGELFAGYTIVRRLGAGGMGQVYLAKHPRLPRHDALKILSAEYTADVEYRRRFDRECDLAASLYNQHIVGIHDRGEFNGQLWLSMDYVEGTDAAHLLNEKYPMGMPHAEVVEIISAVAEALDYAHSRGLLHRDVKPANILLGEAKPRRRILLADFGIAREAGEISGLTVTNVLMGTTAYCSPEQLRGAHLDGRADQYGLGCTAYHLLTGTAPFHHTNPAVVISQHLSGQPPLLSQRRPDLAPLDPVIAKVLAKNPEERFATCSDFAAALAGQPASTVQTPVAQAPGLPPPPPLHPHQTPHTGRRIGQGTLIAALFAVALVVLALVLGLQLLSEKSNPPRASAPVPSKTAAQTPSTSTAAAPLVVASILTDSADVLRPVDEDVVMGRLTELLQDRGIRLYVVYVKTFDGEPPVSFAKKLIYNNRLDEAAAILVIATDDREFAFLVPRSIAETRNINVEEIYRDHIAPAVRQKRWRDAALEAVHGLDVGQRRGPN from the coding sequence ATGCCAACAAATGCTGGCGACAGCGGGAGCTTGCAAGAAGGCGAGCTGTTCGCCGGCTACACCATCGTGCGCCGGCTCGGGGCCGGCGGCATGGGCCAGGTGTACTTGGCGAAACATCCCCGGCTTCCCAGGCACGATGCGCTCAAGATCTTGTCCGCGGAATACACCGCGGACGTCGAGTATCGGCGACGGTTTGATCGGGAGTGCGACCTCGCCGCCAGCTTGTACAACCAGCACATCGTCGGCATTCACGACCGCGGCGAATTCAACGGACAGCTGTGGCTGTCGATGGACTACGTGGAGGGAACCGACGCAGCCCATCTGCTGAACGAGAAGTATCCGATGGGGATGCCGCACGCTGAGGTGGTCGAGATCATTTCGGCCGTCGCCGAGGCGCTCGATTACGCCCATTCCCGTGGCTTGCTCCATCGCGACGTCAAACCCGCCAACATTCTGCTGGGCGAGGCCAAACCGCGGCGCCGGATCCTGCTCGCCGATTTCGGTATCGCGCGCGAGGCGGGCGAGATCAGCGGCCTGACTGTCACCAACGTGCTGATGGGCACCACCGCGTACTGCTCGCCCGAGCAATTGCGGGGGGCGCACCTGGACGGGCGCGCCGACCAGTACGGGCTTGGATGCACGGCCTATCACCTGCTGACCGGTACGGCGCCGTTCCATCACACCAACCCGGCCGTGGTGATCTCGCAGCATCTGTCCGGGCAACCGCCACTGCTCAGTCAGCGGCGACCCGACCTGGCTCCACTCGATCCGGTTATCGCCAAGGTGCTGGCCAAGAACCCCGAAGAGCGCTTTGCCACGTGCTCGGATTTCGCCGCTGCACTCGCCGGCCAGCCGGCCAGCACGGTGCAAACCCCGGTGGCCCAGGCTCCTGGGCTGCCACCCCCGCCGCCATTGCATCCGCACCAGACACCGCACACCGGGCGCCGAATTGGACAGGGGACCCTGATCGCGGCGCTCTTCGCCGTGGCGCTCGTCGTGCTGGCCCTTGTTCTCGGCCTCCAGTTACTCAGCGAGAAGTCAAACCCACCGCGCGCCAGCGCCCCAGTTCCCTCGAAGACCGCGGCGCAGACGCCCAGTACATCTACGGCGGCCGCGCCGCTGGTGGTGGCCAGCATCCTGACCGACTCCGCGGATGTGCTGAGGCCGGTCGACGAGGACGTCGTGATGGGTCGGCTGACCGAGTTGCTGCAAGATCGCGGCATTCGACTGTATGTGGTGTACGTCAAAACTTTTGACGGTGAGCCGCCGGTCAGCTTTGCCAAGAAACTCATCTACAACAACCGTCTTGACGAGGCCGCAGCGATACTGGTGATCGCAACGGACGACCGGGAATTCGCCTTCCTGGTGCCGCGATCCATCGCCGAGACCCGCAACATCAACGTCGAAGAGATCTATCGCGATCACATTGCGCCCGCTGTTCGGCAGAAGCGCTGGCGCGACGCCGCCCTCGAGGCCGTGCACGGTCTGGACGTCGGCCAGCGCCGGGGGCCCAACTAG
- a CDS encoding peroxiredoxin gives MKKGDTAPDFELPDQTGTPRKLSSLLSDGPVVLFFYPAAMTPGCTKEACHFRDLGQEFGAVGASRVGISTDPVQKQAKFADKEGFDYPLLSDADGQVATQFGVKRGLLGKLLPVKRTTFVIDTDRTVLDVISSELSMDTHADKALATLRTR, from the coding sequence ATGAAAAAAGGTGACACTGCGCCCGACTTCGAGCTTCCCGACCAGACGGGTACGCCGCGCAAGCTCAGCTCGCTGCTTTCCGACGGACCCGTCGTGTTGTTCTTCTACCCGGCAGCGATGACACCGGGTTGCACCAAAGAGGCATGTCACTTTCGCGACCTAGGTCAGGAATTCGGGGCGGTCGGCGCCAGTCGGGTCGGCATCAGCACCGATCCGGTACAGAAGCAAGCCAAGTTCGCCGACAAGGAGGGGTTCGACTACCCATTGCTTTCTGACGCCGACGGCCAAGTCGCCACACAGTTCGGGGTCAAGCGCGGGTTGCTAGGCAAGTTGCTGCCGGTCAAGCGGACGACCTTTGTCATCGACACCGACCGCACGGTGCTCGACGTGATCTCCAGCGAATTGAGCATGGACACCCACGCCGACAAGGCATTGGCGACGCTGCGCACCCGGTAA
- a CDS encoding anthranilate synthase component I has product MHLNLAATTTREDFRALAAEHRVVPVTRKVLADSETPLSAYRKLAANRPGTFLLESAENGRSWSRWSFIGAGAPTALTVRDGEAVWLGAVPKDAPAGGDPLHALRATLEVLATAPIPGLPPLSGGMVGFFAYDMVRRLERLPELAVDDLGLPDMLLLLATDVAAVDHHEGTITLIANAVNWNGTDERVDWAYDDAVARLDVMTAALEQPLPSTVATFSKPEPQHRAQRTVEEYGKIVDYLVEQIAAGEAFQVVPSQRFEMDTDVDPIDVYRILRVTNPSPYMYLLHIPNSEGTTDFSIVGSSPEALVTVHDGRATTHPIAGTRWRGATEEEDQLLEKDLLSDEKELAEHLMLVDLGRNDLGRVCTPGTVRVEDYSHIERYSHVMHLVSTVTGLLDEGRTALDAVTACFPAGTLSGAPKVRAMELIEEVEKTRRGLYGGVVGYLDFAGNADFAIAIRTALMRAGTAYVQAGGGVVADSNGPYEYNEARNKARAVLNAVAAAETLSPPGVGSSGS; this is encoded by the coding sequence GTGCACCTCAACCTCGCAGCAACCACCACACGGGAAGATTTCCGTGCGCTGGCGGCCGAACACCGGGTGGTGCCGGTGACACGCAAGGTTCTGGCCGACAGCGAGACCCCCCTGTCGGCCTACCGCAAGCTCGCCGCCAACCGGCCGGGAACTTTCTTGCTCGAATCGGCGGAAAACGGCCGGTCGTGGTCCCGATGGTCGTTCATCGGCGCAGGCGCGCCGACAGCGTTGACGGTGCGGGACGGCGAAGCGGTATGGCTGGGCGCCGTACCCAAGGACGCCCCCGCCGGCGGAGACCCGCTGCACGCACTCCGGGCAACCTTGGAAGTATTGGCGACCGCCCCCATCCCGGGGCTGCCGCCACTGTCCGGCGGAATGGTCGGCTTCTTCGCCTACGACATGGTCCGACGGCTCGAGCGTCTGCCCGAACTGGCCGTCGACGACCTCGGGTTGCCGGACATGCTGTTGCTGCTCGCCACCGACGTCGCGGCCGTAGACCACCACGAAGGCACCATCACGCTGATCGCCAACGCCGTGAACTGGAACGGCACCGACGAGCGGGTCGACTGGGCGTACGACGACGCAGTCGCGCGGTTGGACGTCATGACCGCCGCCCTGGAGCAGCCGCTCCCGTCAACGGTCGCCACCTTCAGCAAGCCCGAACCGCAACATCGGGCACAGCGGACCGTCGAGGAATACGGCAAGATCGTCGACTACCTGGTGGAACAGATCGCGGCCGGGGAAGCCTTCCAAGTGGTGCCCTCGCAGCGCTTCGAGATGGACACCGATGTCGACCCGATCGACGTGTATCGAATCCTGCGGGTCACCAACCCGAGCCCTTACATGTATTTGCTGCACATCCCGAATAGTGAAGGCACAACCGACTTTTCGATCGTCGGGTCGAGCCCGGAGGCGCTGGTCACCGTCCACGACGGCCGCGCGACCACGCACCCGATCGCCGGAACGCGGTGGCGCGGTGCGACAGAAGAAGAAGATCAGCTGCTGGAAAAGGATTTGCTGTCCGACGAAAAGGAATTGGCCGAGCACCTGATGCTGGTCGATCTCGGCCGCAACGACCTCGGTCGGGTCTGCACGCCGGGCACCGTCCGCGTCGAGGACTACAGCCACATCGAGCGCTACAGCCACGTGATGCACCTGGTGTCCACCGTGACCGGACTGCTCGACGAGGGTCGCACCGCGTTGGATGCGGTGACCGCGTGCTTCCCGGCCGGCACGTTGTCGGGCGCGCCGAAGGTGCGGGCGATGGAGCTCATCGAGGAGGTCGAGAAGACCCGTCGCGGTCTGTACGGCGGCGTGGTCGGCTACCTCGACTTCGCCGGCAACGCCGATTTCGCGATCGCCATCCGCACCGCGCTGATGCGTGCCGGCACCGCCTACGTTCAGGCCGGTGGTGGCGTCGTAGCCGACTCGAATGGGCCCTACGAGTACAACGAGGCCCGGAACAAGGCACGGGCCGTGCTCAACGCCGTCGCGGCCGCCGAGACGTTGTCCCCTCCAGGCGTTGGCTCCAGTGGCTCCTGA
- a CDS encoding TIGR02234 family membrane protein: MAPDAEAVRPERRARLRIGIAQVLLVVAAAALWTASRLPWVVIRTFDELGPPKEVTLSGATWSTALLPLAILMLAAAVAALAVRGWPLRVLACLLAAVSFVVGYLGISLWVIPDVAPRGAELAHVSVVTLVGSGRHYAGAVVAVLAAVCTLVAAVLLMRSAADAGSAKYAAPAVRRSQESPTETDAETSKSVSDMSERMIWDALDEGRDPTDRPHGSDTEGR; the protein is encoded by the coding sequence GTGGCTCCTGACGCCGAAGCCGTCCGGCCCGAGCGCCGGGCCAGGCTCAGGATCGGCATCGCCCAAGTGCTGCTGGTCGTCGCTGCGGCGGCGCTGTGGACGGCGTCCCGGTTGCCGTGGGTCGTCATCCGGACGTTCGACGAGTTGGGTCCGCCCAAGGAAGTGACGTTGTCGGGGGCGACGTGGTCCACGGCCTTGCTGCCGTTGGCGATATTGATGCTGGCTGCGGCGGTGGCCGCGCTCGCCGTGCGGGGCTGGCCCCTGCGAGTGTTGGCGTGCCTGCTCGCCGCCGTGAGCTTTGTGGTCGGCTATCTGGGCATCAGTCTGTGGGTGATCCCGGACGTCGCACCGCGCGGAGCGGAGTTGGCCCACGTCTCGGTGGTGACGCTGGTCGGAAGTGGGCGCCATTACGCGGGCGCGGTGGTGGCCGTCCTGGCCGCGGTGTGCACCTTGGTCGCCGCTGTCCTGCTGATGCGTTCGGCGGCCGACGCGGGCAGCGCGAAGTACGCCGCGCCAGCCGTGCGCCGGTCACAGGAGTCGCCGACCGAGACTGACGCCGAGACTTCAAAGTCCGTTTCCGACATGTCCGAACGGATGATCTGGGATGCTCTTGACGAGGGACGCGACCCTACCGATCGGCCGCACGGGTCGGACACCGAGGGTCGGTGA
- the trpC gene encoding indole-3-glycerol phosphate synthase TrpC: MSPANVLDSILEGVRADVAAREALVSLSEIKARAAAAPPPLDVMAALREPGIGVIAEVKRASPSKGPLAPIADPAKLARAYEEGGARIISVLTEERRFHGSLDDLDAVRAAVSIPVLRKDFVVQPYQIHEARAHGADMLLLIVAALDQSALVSMLDRTESLGMTALVEVHTEQEADRALKAGAKVIGVNARDLTTLDVDRDCFARIAPGLPSEVIRIAESGVRGTGDLLAYAGAGADAVLVGEGLVKSGDPRAAVADLVTAGTHPSCPKPAR, from the coding sequence ATGAGTCCGGCCAACGTGCTTGACTCCATCCTCGAGGGAGTCCGAGCCGACGTTGCCGCGCGCGAAGCCTTAGTGAGCTTGTCGGAGATCAAGGCCAGGGCAGCCGCGGCACCGCCGCCCCTGGATGTCATGGCCGCACTGCGCGAGCCGGGCATTGGGGTCATCGCCGAGGTGAAGCGGGCCAGCCCGTCCAAAGGTCCGTTGGCGCCCATCGCCGACCCGGCCAAGCTCGCCCGGGCTTACGAGGAAGGCGGCGCGCGGATCATCAGCGTGCTCACTGAGGAGCGTCGGTTCCACGGCTCGCTCGATGACCTTGACGCGGTGCGGGCCGCGGTCTCAATTCCGGTCTTGCGCAAAGACTTTGTGGTGCAGCCGTATCAGATCCACGAGGCGCGTGCGCACGGTGCCGACATGCTGTTGCTCATCGTCGCCGCGTTGGACCAGTCCGCGTTGGTGTCGATGCTGGACCGAACCGAGTCGCTGGGAATGACCGCGCTCGTGGAGGTGCACACCGAGCAAGAGGCGGATCGCGCGCTGAAGGCCGGGGCAAAGGTGATCGGTGTCAATGCCCGCGACCTCACCACGCTTGATGTCGACCGGGATTGCTTCGCGCGGATCGCGCCCGGGTTGCCCAGCGAGGTGATCCGGATCGCGGAATCCGGCGTGCGCGGCACGGGTGATCTCTTGGCCTATGCGGGTGCCGGCGCCGATGCCGTGCTCGTGGGTGAGGGATTGGTCAAGAGCGGCGACCCGCGTGCAGCGGTTGCCGATCTCGTCACCGCAGGCACCCATCCGTCCTGTCCAAAGCCGGCTCGCTAG
- the trpB gene encoding tryptophan synthase subunit beta: protein MADLSRPDLPRMSAAIAERTSHDPDAGGHFGGTGRWGGRYVPEALMAVIEEVTVAYEKERVNQDFLDTLDKLQTHYAGRPSPLYETTRLGEHAGSARIFLKREDLNHTGSHKINNVLGQALLARRMGKTRVIAETGAGQHGVATATACALLGLECVIYMGAVDTARQALNVARMRLLGAEVVSVETGSKTLKDAINEAFRDWVTNADNTYYCFGTAAGPHPFPTMVRDFQRIIGLETRVQIQEQAGRLPDAVVACVGGGSNAIGIFHAFLDDPGVRLVGYEAAGDGVETGRHAATFAGGSPGAFQGSFSYLLQDDDGQTIESHSISAGLDYPGVGPEHAWLKETGRVDYQPITDSEAMEAFGLLSRMEGIIPAIESAHAVAGALKLGVELGRGAVIVVNLSGRGDKDVETAAKWFGLLPPAGQAGSSDPSSS, encoded by the coding sequence ATGGCTGATCTATCCCGCCCGGACCTGCCGCGCATGAGTGCGGCGATTGCCGAACGGACCAGCCACGACCCCGATGCCGGCGGCCATTTCGGGGGCACTGGTCGTTGGGGCGGGCGCTATGTCCCCGAAGCGTTGATGGCGGTGATCGAAGAAGTCACGGTTGCCTACGAGAAGGAACGCGTCAACCAAGACTTCCTCGACACGCTGGACAAGCTGCAGACCCATTACGCCGGAAGGCCTTCGCCGCTTTACGAGACCACGCGGCTTGGCGAGCACGCCGGGTCGGCCCGCATCTTCTTGAAGCGAGAAGATCTGAATCACACCGGTTCTCACAAGATCAACAACGTCCTCGGTCAGGCCTTGCTGGCTCGCCGGATGGGCAAGACCCGGGTGATCGCGGAGACGGGTGCCGGCCAGCACGGGGTGGCCACCGCGACAGCGTGTGCGCTACTCGGCCTGGAGTGCGTCATCTACATGGGAGCGGTCGACACCGCCCGCCAGGCACTGAACGTGGCGCGGATGCGCTTACTGGGGGCCGAGGTCGTCTCGGTGGAGACCGGCTCGAAGACACTCAAAGACGCGATCAACGAGGCTTTCCGCGACTGGGTCACCAACGCCGACAACACGTACTACTGCTTCGGCACCGCCGCCGGACCGCATCCCTTCCCGACGATGGTCCGCGATTTTCAGCGGATTATCGGTTTGGAAACGCGCGTGCAGATCCAGGAACAGGCGGGCCGGTTGCCCGACGCCGTGGTGGCGTGCGTCGGGGGCGGGTCCAACGCCATCGGGATCTTTCACGCGTTTCTCGACGACCCTGGCGTGCGGTTGGTCGGCTACGAGGCAGCCGGTGACGGTGTCGAGACCGGGCGGCATGCGGCAACCTTCGCGGGCGGGTCGCCCGGCGCGTTCCAGGGGTCGTTCTCGTATCTGTTGCAGGACGACGACGGCCAAACGATCGAGTCGCATTCGATCTCGGCGGGTCTCGATTATCCCGGGGTAGGTCCCGAGCATGCGTGGCTCAAGGAGACCGGACGTGTTGACTACCAGCCGATCACGGACTCCGAGGCGATGGAAGCCTTCGGCCTGTTGTCCCGGATGGAAGGCATCATCCCAGCCATCGAATCCGCGCATGCGGTGGCGGGCGCCCTGAAACTGGGCGTTGAATTGGGAAGGGGCGCGGTCATTGTGGTGAATCTGTCGGGTCGTGGCGACAAGGATGTAGAGACGGCCGCGAAATGGTTCGGCCTGCTTCCCCCGGCTGGGCAGGCGGGGAGTTCGGACCCGAGCAGCTCATGA
- the trpA gene encoding tryptophan synthase subunit alpha, translated as MTVEQGEISRLAPLFDSCRANNRAALIGYLPTGYPDVPTSVTAMTALVESGCDIVEVGVPYSDPGMDGPTIQRATETALRGGVRVRDTLAAVEAISRAGGRAVVMTYWNPVLRYGVGSFARDLASAGGHGMITPDLIPDEAQEWFEASDEHRLDRIFLVAPSSTPERLAKTVEASRGFVYAASTMGVTGARDAVSHAAPELVGRVKAVSDIPVGVGLGVRSREQAAQIGGYADGVIVGSALVSALGEGLPSLRALTEELAAGVRQRGSS; from the coding sequence ATGACCGTGGAGCAAGGCGAAATCAGCCGGCTGGCACCACTTTTCGACTCCTGCCGGGCGAATAACCGAGCGGCGCTTATCGGTTACCTGCCCACTGGCTACCCCGATGTGCCGACCTCGGTGACGGCCATGACCGCATTGGTCGAGTCCGGTTGCGACATAGTCGAAGTCGGTGTCCCCTATTCCGATCCGGGGATGGACGGTCCGACCATCCAACGGGCAACCGAGACCGCGCTGCGTGGGGGAGTGCGAGTGCGGGACACGTTGGCCGCGGTCGAGGCGATCAGTCGGGCCGGTGGGCGCGCGGTGGTGATGACGTATTGGAATCCGGTGCTGCGCTACGGGGTCGGTTCGTTCGCGCGCGACCTGGCGTCGGCCGGTGGACACGGCATGATCACTCCCGATCTGATTCCAGACGAGGCGCAAGAGTGGTTCGAGGCATCCGACGAACACCGATTGGATCGCATCTTCCTGGTGGCGCCGTCGTCGACGCCCGAACGATTGGCGAAGACCGTCGAAGCATCCCGCGGATTCGTCTACGCGGCGTCGACAATGGGCGTCACCGGGGCGCGCGACGCGGTATCCCATGCCGCGCCCGAACTTGTGGGGAGGGTCAAGGCTGTGTCTGACATTCCGGTGGGCGTGGGTTTGGGTGTGCGGTCGCGCGAGCAGGCGGCTCAGATCGGCGGATATGCCGACGGAGTCATCGTCGGGTCGGCGTTGGTGTCGGCGTTGGGCGAAGGATTACCGAGCTTGCGCGCACTGACCGAGGAACTGGCGGCCGGCGTGCGCCAGAGGGGGTCGTCATGA